In Bactrocera neohumeralis isolate Rockhampton chromosome 5, APGP_CSIRO_Bneo_wtdbg2-racon-allhic-juicebox.fasta_v2, whole genome shotgun sequence, the genomic window AAAAGAAATTTCTAGTAATCGATACGCGCACCACACCGGAGCAGTGGTTAAAAGGTTGTAGCTGTGATGAAACGTCCACGTATGATTGCGATTTGATATCAACGATTGCCAAAAGTGAATTTCGCGATTTGGCATACGTGGCCACCAACCATAAATTACATTGCTTAGATTTGCGCTACTTGGGTGGCAATATGGAATCAGGCTCCACCGCAGTTTGTCGCTGGACGCATCAGTTAGAATATGCACCTGCTTTTATGGAGACATATCAGTTGGGCGGTGTAGAGCTTATAGCACTTAGTAGCGCCTTAGCAGATGACATGTGTATTTGTGAACTCACGCGAGAGCATGCGGCGCAAATGGTCGAGGATGAACGCAAAATGGCTGATAAATCACCGGGCAAAGGCCAAATAAGAAAAAGTGTTTACAAATCTTACTGCCTCCCATATCAACCATCAACATTACAGGACGCTTACCACCAGGCGCGTTCTGTCGGTAAATGTTTGCAACCTGACGCCGACTTACCAACACGTATATCGCGTTGCAGCACGGGCTTAGCTTTCTACGATACCGCAACTTTTGCAGAATGTATTGGTGAAGACGATTGTGACACATTTACATTACTGCTTAGATCAAATTCGATTGGTGATGTGTTTGCGCACCGCTTAATTGAGAGGGATGCACTAGAGCGTGATACACGCTTAAAGTCTGCAGTTGAGGTAGAAAATACAATGTGTGAATATGCCAAGCGGGTTTGTGAGTTGACGCAGCCAAGACTGAATTGTACAGAAGTGGTTAATTTAGCAGGTAAAATCACtcgaaatcaaataaaatttttttcataaaatctgTACTGTATTATACCCGCCATTACAGCTATGCGTAAGGTGTTTCGCTGCAACACTTTGAGCATTCCACTCAACCTCGAAGAAGATGATAAGACCAAAGCAGATATAACACCCGTCCGAAAACGTGGTTTGGGACGCTGGCAGAAGCCCATACAAACACTACATTCCTACAAGGATGCTTTAGTCCAAGACATACTCGCCATTTGGGATATTAATTACGAGGATGATAAAAAAGCTGTATCTTTCGCGCATATCAAAAAAGGTTTGGGCGTTAAACCTGATCCAGTGAGTCTGGTTAGCGACTggctaaatgaaaatattaaagaagaaaaaccgaaattacaacaacaagagtCCATGAATTCGACCAGTAAATTGCAGAGCACACTGTTAGAAACTTCCACTATGACAGTGGTacacgaaaatattaaaatggagACCAACACTGATAGCGAGTACATATTTAGTGCTCTAAATACTTCATTTGTAAGTGAGTTTATGCCGCAACATCAATCAACTCAAGTCACCGAGGCGATCATCAATATGCCTGGTTCGCCGACTGAACAGGAAGAGTTCATATCACTAAAACCGAAACCGAAAGAAAAACCAGTTAAAAAGAAGTCAAAATATGTTAAAGGATTTTGATAAATCGCTTGGTGAGAAAATAAtgctcgtatatatgtatgtatgtgttgctcacttaatttaagatatttaaagtttttttatattttaatttccacTTACTACAATAAGCATTAATAAAACAGCAAGTGTCTGTTActacatttttgtaaattattgaaaatttaacttCGATATAGTTAGTTTAGTCGATGTGCTGTAATTATTTTAAgcgaaaattagaaaaatgacATTCTCGAATGCTCAACAACTTTTTATTGtagaattattttaataaaatataaaataataaaatataaatatataatgaattaaaaaaattgctttgaatttttgtacaaatattttattttacaattttttttataaaaatcttttgttttgcaatttttttcataaaaatattttttttttgcattttttttacaaatattttttttgcaattttttcataaaaatatttttttttataaaaattaaatgttatttaaaaaaattttaaatgcgtAAAGCTTGTATATATagctcaaaataaaaatattaaaaacaagtaaagaagggcttaTCTAAAAAAGCCTTTGTATTATTTCAACAgttggttttaaatttaaaacatttttgactCACCCTGTAATTAAATTGTTGAGAAACCAGTGTTGCATTTAAAGTTCTATATAGTTTTGAATATCTGAACTGTCAACTGTAAACCGCACTATCAGCTTGTATGCTGGTCGATCTGAAAGACAGAAACCattaataatgaaggaaaaattggTCTGTAAGTCCTACCAGACATCCAAGTAACTATttacaagttgttgttgttgttgttgttgcaacggtTACCTAAttcccgttaggatggtaaggattacaTAAGTTTGTCAACGAGGTCATCGAACAGTAGGCCCAAGAAACATGCTGCTTCGACGGGATCGCAcggggactcattgcacgctggacatatgtatgtatgtacatatgtttgatatgtcagggtcgATTCCAGAGAGGTAGCAGTTTAacttgctacagtatccagaacgaagctgcgcaagcgTCACTCTCGAaactcgcggcaactcgagctcttcgacttcaatgggtggtggtttgactccaaataCGCCAATCACTGAAAggaagtcggtgaaggtgttaatggctctaCTGTGAATGCCgatcagtgcatgtctgaagtttgttgcgtccgaagtctggtcggcgtattgtttgaTGTCGTCGATgtagttgaggaaggacctcttgatgctcctaagAGGCGGATCCGCTACAAACAGGTGTTCATTATGGTTCTTAATTGGCCTCACTATGTAGGTATTCGATgagagacatcaagaggcatcctttTGTAGTTCGAAATGCAGTGGTCTGACATGTCtgtagcttcctcgtctgcgtttcactgtcATATTGATGCGGCGTTCGAATGTTCCGTCCTCACATAATTTTGAGGGATCTTGCCGAGTTAACGGTATTTGTCTGCCAAATATACGGATCTGTTTCTATTACTTAGATCCGACTGTTCTGGAAATTGAGttctttcttaatttattttattacttaacGAACCAAACAGGGTTAGATCGTCGAAATAATAGCTTTTAATACGCTAAAATTTGGAGCCATTCCAGTAAATATTGATACAAATAAGGTTATATCGGAAAATAACAGAGGGGGGCTAGATAAAATTGTGGTAAATTACTGTGAATACCGGTAGAAACAGAGTTagatagttgttgttgttctggcggcagaattctgccgagttgacagttaTGGCCAGATAAAAAtccgtagacccgactgtcgtaggAACGGAGAGTTACATCGTCGAAATATCTgttcttggccggataaaagtCGTGTACGTTTCGGTTCctaaaaatataatgtttttttaaatgacTTTTCTTAAAATATCCTGTTTGGAGCCGCCTCttaatttccaataatttttcacttttaagaatttataatttaaactcCCATCAACGAGTTGCAGGTACTCATTCATCTTACTCGAATACAGCGGTTGTCATGCCCCACTTATTACTGATTCATTCTATGTTCGGTTATCGCTCATATCATTTACTTTTGATTTTCCACGTTTCGATATCGCCCTTTCCATTGCCACCTGCTTTTTGACAATCAAACACCATTACAGCTACAAGTTCTTATCAACGACACGTTACTTTGCGCTTGTGTTGCTTTCCTGCGTTTTTCCACATACGAGTAACTCGGTTAGTTACTCGTTATTCTGATTTCACTCGCTCGCACACACATCCTTCGGTAGTGCTAACGCTAGCTGGACTGGCCATTTAACAGTCTCGCTTTACACTTTGTGACACTCGCTTGTCTCCGCCGTTGGTCCTCCGCCATTAACGCCACGCAGTCTATCCACCTATCGACACGCTATTATACACATAATCAAAACGGAAAATACTATCTACGCCAATTGAGTGTATgaagaaaatcataaataaaatgcaCACTGAAAAATACGCCGTAAATATTTGGCTCGTGAAATAGAAAGTTTTCGAAGCGAAGAGTGTTACGCAAACACCCGCTTATACGCTTTTCatttgtgtgggtgtgtgggTGCGTGCGCGTTGGTCTCCAGCACGGTCGGCTGTGTCCTTTCACTTTTGTGCGCTGAAAATCAATTATTGTGCTGTGCGCTTGCAGTGAAATAACGGTTGACACACAACGTCCAAACCCACCAGTTGGCAAAACTAATTGTCGTTTTCACTTTTGTGGGCCCATACatgtgcatacacatacatatgtatgtggtgcCCACATTCTTGTGTGAGGAGTTAGTCCATCAAGCGTACGCCTGCATTAGTCGAAATTCAGCCTTGCGCGTCACTCGCTTTCATTAACGCAACGTCACTGCTGCTGTTTCACTTGTTCAACGTCTCGTCACGCGAAGGCGCGCGCCCGCACCGCCCACTTAATTGGCGTTTTTGTTTATCGGTACTCGCCTGCAAGTGCTCAGCAAGCGTTGAACTATTTGTTGCACCTCCCTCCACAGCCATAACCATCGGCAGCACCACACCTCCAGCTTCCCGTCCATAAAAGTTCAAAGCATATTTGCGCTTTCGTCGCTTCATCGCGTTcacgtcgtcgtcgtcgtcgttgtcgTCGTCACTTTTATTGACCGTCCCAAATTTCGGTGAATTTTCGGTACCTTCGATCCTAACACCAACCGTTTGCGTGTTATATCCGTTTGTAAACGCGCTCGTTCTATGCTCGTATGTCTGGCTCGGAGCGTGTGAATTGGTGTTCAGTCCTAGTTCATATGTTATATAAGCATTCAGTGTACGTGTTGAGTGGGTGAAAGTTTGATCATAGCGCTGATGAAACGAACAGCGCTTCAGCGAAGAAagtgaaagcaaaacaaaacgcaaaatataCCATAAGAGCAACGAAAGAGTGTGCGTAAGACGCCGAGAGTGAGGTAGTcattttttattcgaaataacTTAGGTCTACCTCAATACTCGTTAATATTTACAGTCACACCCACAAGTATGTTTACATCTATTTTATCGACAGCAGCGAAGATGTTGAAGTGTGTGACTTGTGTTGAAGGAGAATTTAATATTTCCGagcttaataaataaaatttactggGTGAATTTAAACTAACGAGGGACAATTTCGGAAAGTATGTTTGTTCTAATCAAAAGTGGGGTTTattatccgaggctgtgtttttcctttttttgggggtgttttttacgtggcggctcccaaacccagcgcacaaccctggtgAGGAAtttttcaccttctcactttagctcgcctacaaacggatgttttttggttaCCTGAGGATAATAtgtctaagaccgaaagtcgtgaggtgcttgagtcatatgtagaagaatcatttctggccacatCCAAGTGAATGTCAATctgaaaactttcctcacttgcataaATTTCTACACATAGGTCCACGTAGTAACATTCAGTACACGCCGGGgaaggcagaggaagaggaaacctccactccgttgaaaagaacaggtggagaaggatcgactgggaatctccaattggcaccaaacggcgaaaaggaaaaacgactggcgcgcgtAAACTCGGCTagaatcgcgtaagcggtgtctacgtcaataaagaagaagaagatgtttgTTCTAATGTTGAAAATTATCTTAAGAATGGAACACCATTTATTTTGATAGATCAATTAAAGACCATACACAAATCCTTTTCTTCTGTCGTTTAGATTCTGTAACCGCTTACACTACTTGGATCACATCGCCTTCAATGGCGCTCGTTTGAAACACTTATACCTCAGCTGAATTGTTACATTTCCCGTGGCGCTGCAGTACTACCGCAATCTAgaaatttcattatttcgttGATTTCGGGTATATCATTCTGTCATTGTAGATATTATACTGATACTCGTCCAGTGTTATATTTACCATAGTTACGCCAGAAAGCACTATACATTAATTCGAGAAAGCTGCTATAACTTTGGTTTGCAAAGTTGGTCGCATTAAATAACTTTGGATTTGCAGAAATTCTCTGTTTTTTCGATAATTGGTTACCGTAAATTCATTTAAaccttttgtaaaaaaaggtcGTTCAGGTTTCAATCGAATTCGGTTCATTTTTAGATCAGTTCATAAATTCCGGTCGGACTCGacgatttttatcattttatcgatatttttatgcttttgaaccaattgtcgaagcacttttgtcactttgattgaagtatctccaaaacatgccttTTAAATGCATCAACCGCGTCTTCAGGAGTCAAAAAACTTTGACCTactgtttattttttaagaacgggaataaaaataagttattcggtgccaagtcaggactatacGGGCGATCATCAAATCGATGCtttaagtgctcaaaaatgcagtgtGCAGTCGATGAGTGAGAGCTGTTATtatcgtggtgaagagtgattcGTCTTCGGCGGTTGACTTTTCTCATTTCTTgaaaaacaataaccaaaaaatgatTATGTACCACTCAGGATCTACTTTTCTGCATTTTTCTAGTGAGAGGGTTGCAATATATCCAATTATTCCAGAAAACAGGCAATcattcggctcatcttgaaatACCGAAGCAATCGACTGCTCTTTACTTTCGGACGCATACTCGTAAATCCACGATTTATCACCTGCTACGATGTCATAGATGTGTTTGGAGGCACTGCTAACgtatttctttaacttttctctcgaccaatcggcACGAGtctttttttgtccgattgacaaattgtgtgggatccaacgtgaacaattttttttacagtgaaATGTTTCGGCAATATTAATTGTATGCTAGTCCtactaatgcctatagttgcttctatctcacgataggtcaGATGACGATCTGGCGATATTAGTTTATGCAAGGGATCAATAGTTTCCTGAACGACAACAGAATTTGATTACATCGCATTTATTGACGATGATGTACTATGTTATTACGTGTGGTACAAATTACGAAATATCCGATAACTGTGAAAATCACATATTCATTCGACTTCTATTCATTCTCTCCTAGGAACGCTATGAACATTTGAATCAAAATTATGATTAATCTATACAAATTTGgccaaaataaataatgaattgaGCCATATGCTGCACTAAATGGGCAGTAATTGTGTGTggttaaacacatacatatacatatgtgtatgaatATATCAGAGCACACAACCCCtaccatatatttgtatacactatAACCGCATGTGATTATTAGCGTATTCATACCTATTACTTATATGCGCATACTTATCACAAGTATTTGTAGGTTtgacagggcgtatgagtaatgcaTTGCAATTTGTTTGACATTAATGGCATCCGGGTTGAGCTAATctaatcaaatcaataaatatGTCCGTATTCAACTCATTTTCAGTGTTTTGCTTTCAAATCGTGTTATTTGCCTGATTAGACTGATAGTAGTTGGAAGAGTAATGTAAA contains:
- the LOC126758402 gene encoding uncharacterized protein LOC126758402; translation: MPTRPHKRKAQTKEAKNTTQDDDCTKDNKSQITQPNKSRNVPVNPLDRMLLHNSEELKLLQKHCLFPSFNVGRHPVESADELRLYPSFNVSMPCPIYIASSHYENVDICHRRTMAREIYRKRLHTSRTRYQTVQKVKKFKTNHKEDLYHNSLFELAKRLECDPDPYFHGSYDYYYTGGNLCILGDGQHVLHVDGKNLDSLHLGMFPKLRSFTNSFLDPISSQQLDSEVFELRSIQNLRADSSMSFALRQRNRINLYSIPSTGKMTPLTLFRSTSTPFISFAQSPIDMNTFILTTMKQGVRVYDVNSRTPTLTATHDICTKDDAMRISWNMVRPWQGQTFLYANEKKFLVIDTRTTPEQWLKGCSCDETSTYDCDLISTIAKSEFRDLAYVATNHKLHCLDLRYLGGNMESGSTAVCRWTHQLEYAPAFMETYQLGGVELIALSSALADDMCICELTREHAAQMVEDERKMADKSPGKGQIRKSVYKSYCLPYQPSTLQDAYHQARSVGKCLQPDADLPTRISRCSTGLAFYDTATFAECIGEDDCDTFTLLLRSNSIGDVFAHRLIERDALERDTRLKSAVEVENTMCEYAKRVCELTQPRLNCTEVVNLAAMRKVFRCNTLSIPLNLEEDDKTKADITPVRKRGLGRWQKPIQTLHSYKDALVQDILAIWDINYEDDKKAVSFAHIKKGLGVKPDPVSLVSDWLNENIKEEKPKLQQQESMNSTSKLQSTLLETSTMTVVHENIKMETNTDSEYIFSALNTSFVSEFMPQHQSTQVTEAIINMPGSPTEQEEFISLKPKPKEKPVKKKSKYVKGF